The sequence CAGGATTATCATTTCGCGCTGCTTCCGAGACTGATTCGCGATTGGTTGCCGAATGCGACGATCATCATGTTCTGGCATATCCCCTGGCCGAACGCAGAAAGTTTCGGGATCTGCCCCTGGCGCGAGGAAATTCTGCGAGGACTGCTCGGAAGCAGTATCTTGGGATTTCACACTCGCGTACATTGCAATAATTTTATCGATAGCGTCGATCGCACTCTTGAGGCGCGTATCGATCGAAACAGTTCGACGATCTCCTACGGAAGTAAGATGACGGCGGTCAACCCCTATCCGATTTCTATCGAGTGGCCCATCCAATGGATCGGCGATCAGAAACCGGTTCCGGAATGTCGCGTCAGCCTGCGAGAGGCCTATGGGATACCCGCTGATCGCCTGATCGGCCTTGGGGTGGAGCGTCTTGACTATACCAAAGGGATCCTGGAACGGTTTATGGCGGTGGAACGCTTGCTGGAGCTGCAGCCGGAATGGATTGGGAGATTTACGTTTCTTCAGGTCGCGGCGCCCAGTCGATGGGCAATCGAGCAGTACAACCATTTTGCCGATCAGGTCTCCACATTGGCGGAGCAGATCAACAAGCGGTTTGGTCGAGACGGCTATCAGCCCATCTGCCTGCGGATCGAACATCACGAACCAGCCCAGGTCTACGAATGTTACCGTGGCGCGGACGTGTGTGTGGTGAGCAGTCTCCATGATGGAATGAATCTTGTCGCCAAGGAGTTTGTAGGTGCCCGTGACGATGAGCAAGGGGTTTTGATCTTGAGCCAATTTGCCGGTGCGGCTCGTGAGCTGACGGAGGCGCTGGTAATCAATCCATATGACATCGATCAATTTGCTGCAGCTCTTCACCTGGCGTTGACCATGCCGAAGGGGGAGCAGCGAGCTCGGATGCAGAGCATGCGCGGACTGATTCAAGAATTCAATGTGTATCGTTGGGCTGGTCGCATGCTTATGGATGCGGCTCGTATGCGACAAAAGGAACGGGTGATGAAGCAGGTGAGGCGGGCGAGTGTGTTGCGTTGACGGAGAACTGGCGGGCGAAATATGGATTATCTGTTGACGGACAAAGGAAGAGAGAATCTTGAGACTCTCCTGAATGGACATTCCCTCTATGCCTTTGATTTCGATGGGACTTTATCCAAGATCGTTCCTGATTCGGATGCCGCTCGACTGGGGCGCTCCGTCCGTTTCTGGTTCGAGGCGCTCGCGAAGCGCGCTCCAACAGCCGTTATCTCAGGGCGGTCCTTGGAAGATTTGCGATCACGTATTGGGACAACTGTCCCTGATCTGATCGGGAACCATGGTTCAGAAGGCCCTCATGTTGTGCAGGCGGCCATGCAGCAGGTCCGAGAGATATGCCATGGTTGGCTGCGACTGATCACCGATCGATTTCAAGCTGAGTTGGCCCAGTCCGGGGTGCTCCTCGAGACAAAGTCCTATTCGTTCTCATTCCACTATCGAACGGTGGAACGGCGTCATGAGGCGCGAACGTTGATCTCCCGCATTGTTGCGGAATTATCTCCTTCCCCTCGGATTGTTCTTGGGAAATCGGTCGTCAATGTCATGCCTCCGTCGGCGTGGCACAAGGGAACCGCGTTACTGGAATGTATGCGGCGCTTTGGCTGTACGACCGCCCTTTATGTGGGAGACGACGAAACGGATGAAGACGTGTTTAGCTTGGGCGATCACCGTATATTGACCGTGAGGATTGGGAAGAAGAACACCTCATCCGCTCGGTTTTTCTTGAAACGTCAGACGGAAATTACGCAGGTTTTACGACTGCTGGTAGAAAGGTGTGGTTGATGCACTCATGCCTGGAACAACTGGTGCAATGCGCTCTCGCCATAAGAACGGACAGGACGAGTTAATATTCCTGTTATTCCACCGACTGTGATCCTTCTCGCCCAAGAAGAAGATCGTAGGGAGCAAAGTCGTCGCTCAATACGACTCCGGAAGGCCACGGCTCGGTTCGACGGGTACTCAGCAGCGCAATCGTTTCCATCGGTACACGCTCATTCAGCGCCATATTCGAGATCCTTGTCTCGATCTGGTTTGCCGATTCTGTTTCGATGAGATGCCCTCCCAAAAAGATCAAATTTTTGGCCGGGGTCATCCCGGTTTTCCATGGACCTTCGACCGCGAACGTCATAAGAGCTGGGAAGGCCTGTTTCATGGTTTGGACAACCGCCGCAGCTCGGGCAAGATCTCCTCCTTTTCCCGATGATGCCAGGTTGACCGCAAGAACTCCGTCTGCGTTCAAACGTGTCCGCACCAAGGAATAGAACTCTGAGGTGGTGAGATGAAAGGGAATCATGTCTCGTGCGAAGGCATCGATCCACATGAGATCATAGGTGCGGTCCGTGGCATTCAGAAACGCCCGGCCGTCTCTTACGGAAACATGATGGTTGGCCGGGGAGTGATACTCGAAAAATTCTTCCGCCATGCGGACCACGACCGGGTCGAACTCCACGATATCCACTTCTAGGGAAGGCCAATATTTTGCCAACCATTTGGCTATGGATCCGCCGCCGTGACCAAGAATGAGGCCGCGTTGTGGTCGTGGGGCTAGTGCCAGTGAAGAGACCATCATTTGACTGTAGGGGAGAAAGAGATAAACAGGGTCGGCTTTCCACATGGTGGCATGAAACGTTCGATCCAATACCAGATATCGAAAAAGATCGTCTTCTCGAATACGAACTTGCTGATAAGGGCTTTCCTCTTGATGGATAGGGGCCTTCAATCGTTGGAGTGGGTAGAGAGCGCTTGATCCCAGTAAGGCGCAACAGCTCAGAACGATCATCAGGACGATCCGGCTGGTGGAAGTTCCTTTCATGAGCCACAAGACCCCAAGGCCT is a genomic window of Candidatus Nitrospira kreftii containing:
- a CDS encoding Trehalose 6-phosphate phosphatase; the encoded protein is MDYLLTDKGRENLETLLNGHSLYAFDFDGTLSKIVPDSDAARLGRSVRFWFEALAKRAPTAVISGRSLEDLRSRIGTTVPDLIGNHGSEGPHVVQAAMQQVREICHGWLRLITDRFQAELAQSGVLLETKSYSFSFHYRTVERRHEARTLISRIVAELSPSPRIVLGKSVVNVMPPSAWHKGTALLECMRRFGCTTALYVGDDETDEDVFSLGDHRILTVRIGKKNTSSARFFLKRQTEITQVLRLLVERCG
- a CDS encoding Polyamine aminopropyltransferase, yielding MTPPPISQIPRWFLLLTALVTGAVVMALEILGSRLLAPVFGSSLFVWGALIGVILAAMSSGYAFGGWVSDRYTDGRVPAALLLFSGAWTFLIAWANQPILFEIEKLVQDPRWGPCFAATVLLAPPAFGLSGVLPAMLRLAVADIDHLGRQTGRMIALSTVGSLAGTWGTAFFLLSWLGSQSLVAWLGGIQVGLGVLWLMKGTSTSRIVLMIVLSCCALLGSSALYPLQRLKAPIHQEESPYQQVRIREDDLFRYLVLDRTFHATMWKADPVYLFLPYSQMMVSSLALAPRPQRGLILGHGGGSIAKWLAKYWPSLEVDIVEFDPVVVRMAEEFFEYHSPANHHVSVRDGRAFLNATDRTYDLMWIDAFARDMIPFHLTTSEFYSLVRTRLNADGVLAVNLASSGKGGDLARAAAVVQTMKQAFPALMTFAVEGPWKTGMTPAKNLIFLGGHLIETESANQIETRISNMALNERVPMETIALLSTRRTEPWPSGVVLSDDFAPYDLLLGREGSQSVE